A stretch of Aedes aegypti strain LVP_AGWG chromosome 2, AaegL5.0 Primary Assembly, whole genome shotgun sequence DNA encodes these proteins:
- the LOC110676148 gene encoding extensin-2-like, whose translation MAFFKVSCLVVLMVVGVALSAEIKREALESAEQKDDLEGAETIFLGKKLLLLKGLGLGGLALSQGGGFGGKFSGLIGGGPNSVDYNGYAPAYSGSYVAAPAPVPAPAPVVYSAPAPAPVTYSAPAPAPVTYSVPAPVTYSAPAPVSYVPAPVTYQAAAPAPVAYSAPAPVAEVAQSGYTGSVQVFGYLQPVQPVQPLAYSSQVSTGLYNAPPPPPPAPLPLAALPPCDH comes from the exons atggCATTCTTCAAAGTGAGTTGTCTTGTCGTGCTGATGGTGGTAGGAGTTGCGCTAAGTGCCGAAATCAAACGTGAAGCCCTAGAATCGGCTGAACAAAAGGACGATCTTGAAGGAGCCGAAACGATTTTCCTCGGCAAAAAGTTGT TGCTGCTGAAAGGATTAGGACTCGGCGGTTTGGCATTGTCGCAGGGAGGTGGTTTCGGTGGTAAATTCAGTGGATTAATTGGAGGTGGACCAAACTCGGTAGACTACAACGGGTATGCTCCAGCATACAGTGGAAGCTATGTAGCTGCTCCAGCACCCGTTCCAGCTCCGGCTCCAGTAGTTTACTCGGCCCCAGCTCCAGCACCAGTGACTTACTCAGCCCCAGCGCCAGCACCAGTGACTTACTCGGTCCCTGCTCCTGTTACGTACTCAGCTCCCGCACCGGTCAGCTATGTCCCTGCTCCCGTAACTTATCAGGCTGCCGCTCCTGCTCCAGTAGCATACTCCGCACCTGCACCAGTTGCTGAAGTTGCACAATCTGGATATACCGGAAGTGTGCAGGTCTTCGGATATCTGCAGCCAGTTCAGCCTGTCCAGCCATTGGCTTACTCCAGTCAGGTTTCCACCGGTCTGTACAACGCTcctccaccaccaccaccagctCCCCTTCCATTGGCCGCCCTGCCACCATGTGATCATTAA